The following proteins come from a genomic window of Streptomyces sp. Sge12:
- a CDS encoding LysR family transcriptional regulator yields the protein MSLRQMEYFLAVVEESSFTRAADSLHVTQPALSHQVKALERSVGGALLERMPRGVRLTPMGRAFLPHAQLAVRSAHQAERAARAAAGVAGGELHIATVHALAVGLLPGVAARWRALHPGVSLVLREYGSTEALEEQLERGVADLAVGPEPAAWSGPLVPIGREELVVVVPFDDPLAGRTAVRLTELAHHNWIRCAMEPLVDGVLVLDRACGALGFTPHTVLRTEHTSTAVRMAAAGVGIVMAPAHMVRGAVGEDCALLSLDPPWHRPLAAFSRVPLTGAAAAFAELVGARPAAPVPGGRAPRV from the coding sequence ATGAGCCTGCGCCAGATGGAGTACTTCCTCGCCGTCGTGGAGGAGTCCTCCTTCACCCGCGCCGCGGACAGCCTGCACGTCACGCAGCCCGCCCTGTCCCACCAGGTCAAGGCCCTGGAGCGGTCCGTGGGCGGCGCGTTGCTGGAGCGCATGCCGCGGGGGGTCCGGCTCACCCCCATGGGCCGAGCCTTCCTCCCGCACGCGCAGCTCGCCGTCCGCAGCGCCCACCAGGCCGAGCGGGCGGCCCGCGCCGCCGCCGGCGTGGCCGGTGGCGAGCTGCACATCGCCACCGTGCACGCGCTGGCCGTCGGCCTGCTCCCGGGCGTCGCCGCCCGCTGGCGGGCCCTGCACCCGGGGGTCTCCCTGGTGCTGCGGGAGTACGGCTCCACCGAGGCCCTGGAGGAGCAGCTGGAGCGCGGTGTCGCCGACCTCGCGGTCGGCCCGGAGCCCGCCGCGTGGTCCGGTCCGCTCGTCCCGATCGGCCGGGAGGAACTGGTCGTCGTCGTCCCCTTCGACGATCCCCTGGCCGGCCGCACGGCCGTGCGGCTCACGGAGCTGGCCCACCACAACTGGATCCGCTGTGCGATGGAACCGCTGGTCGACGGCGTCCTCGTGCTCGACCGGGCGTGCGGGGCGCTCGGCTTCACCCCGCACACGGTGCTGCGTACGGAGCACACCTCGACGGCCGTACGGATGGCGGCCGCCGGGGTGGGCATCGTCATGGCCCCGGCCCACATGGTCCGCGGCGCGGTCGGGGAGGACTGCGCCCTGCTCTCCCTCGACCCGCCGTGGCACCGCCCCCTGGCGGCCTTCTCCCGCGTCCCGCTGACCGGCGCCGCGGCCGCCTTCGCGGAGCTGGTCGGCGCCCGCCCGGCCGCACCGGTCCCGGGCGGGCGCGCTCCGCGGGTCTGA
- the lpdA gene encoding dihydrolipoyl dehydrogenase, which translates to MTNDSTVDVIVIGGGTGGYSTALRASALGLSVLLAERDKVGGTCLHRGCIPSKAMLHAAELVDGVAEARERWGIRASVESIDWSALTATRDDIVARNHKGVEGHLQHAGVRVVHSGARLTGPRSVRTEDGQEFTAARGIVLATGSRPRTLPGLEPDGHTVVTSDDALFAPGLPASVLVLGGGAIGVEYASFHRSMGAAVTLVEAADRLVPSEDADVSRHLARGLKKRGIDVQTGARLEGAQRLASGGVRAAVRTARGELRQIEAERLLVAVGRVPVTDGLDLAAAGLATDGRGFVAPADWSRLESAVPGIHVVGDLLPPPSLGLAHASFAEGLLVAETLAGTASAPVDYAAVPRVTYSAPQTAAVGLTEAQAREASYDVVVNTMPLTAVAKGMVHGQGGTVKVVAERGGRVLGVHLVGPHVSEMIAESQLIVGWDAEPADVARHVHAHPTLSEAVGEAFLSLAGRGLHQQ; encoded by the coding sequence ATGACCAACGACAGCACGGTGGATGTGATCGTGATCGGCGGCGGTACGGGCGGCTACAGCACCGCCCTGCGCGCCTCGGCCCTGGGCCTGAGCGTCCTGCTCGCGGAACGCGACAAGGTCGGCGGGACCTGCCTGCACCGGGGGTGCATACCCAGCAAGGCCATGCTGCACGCGGCCGAACTCGTCGACGGCGTGGCCGAGGCGCGGGAGCGGTGGGGGATCCGGGCGAGCGTGGAGTCGATCGACTGGTCGGCCCTGACCGCCACCCGGGACGACATAGTGGCCCGCAACCACAAGGGCGTGGAAGGGCACTTGCAGCATGCGGGAGTGCGGGTGGTACACAGCGGCGCCCGGTTGACCGGGCCCCGCTCCGTACGGACCGAGGACGGGCAGGAGTTCACCGCCGCCCGGGGCATCGTGCTGGCCACCGGGTCCCGGCCGCGCACCCTGCCCGGCCTGGAGCCCGACGGCCACACCGTGGTCACCAGCGACGACGCGCTGTTCGCGCCCGGGCTGCCCGCTTCGGTGCTGGTGCTGGGCGGCGGGGCGATCGGGGTGGAGTACGCCTCGTTCCACCGTTCCATGGGCGCCGCGGTCACCCTCGTCGAGGCCGCCGACCGGCTCGTTCCGTCGGAGGACGCGGACGTGTCCCGGCATCTGGCGCGGGGCCTGAAGAAGCGCGGGATCGACGTGCAGACCGGAGCCCGGCTGGAGGGGGCGCAGCGGCTCGCGTCCGGGGGCGTCCGGGCCGCCGTGCGCACCGCGCGCGGGGAACTGCGGCAGATCGAGGCGGAGCGCCTGCTGGTGGCGGTCGGCCGGGTCCCCGTCACCGACGGCCTGGACCTCGCGGCGGCCGGACTGGCCACCGACGGCCGGGGGTTCGTGGCCCCGGCCGACTGGTCGCGGCTGGAGAGCGCCGTCCCGGGCATCCATGTGGTGGGCGACCTCCTGCCGCCGCCCTCCCTGGGACTCGCGCACGCCTCCTTCGCGGAGGGGCTGCTCGTCGCCGAGACCCTGGCCGGGACGGCGAGCGCGCCGGTGGACTACGCGGCGGTGCCCCGGGTGACCTACTCGGCCCCGCAGACCGCCGCCGTCGGGCTGACGGAGGCGCAGGCCCGCGAGGCCTCGTACGACGTGGTGGTGAACACGATGCCGCTGACCGCCGTGGCCAAGGGCATGGTGCACGGGCAGGGCGGCACGGTGAAGGTGGTCGCCGAGCGGGGCGGGCGGGTACTCGGGGTGCACCTGGTGGGGCCGCACGTGTCGGAGATGATCGCGGAGAGCCAGCTGATCGTGGGCTGGGACGCGGAGCCGGCCGACGTGGCACGGCACGTCCACGCCCACCCGACGCTGTCGGAGGCGGTCGGGGAGGCCTTCCTCAGCCTGGCGGGCCGCGGCCTGCACCAGCAGTAG
- a CDS encoding M14 family zinc carboxypeptidase, translating into MTLLRDMRYPTPRELGLAARALADEHPGEVRLRQAGASRAGQPLHVLSVAATGGAPLGADRNVLVVAGAHANEPVGGATVLSLARRLLDDPAPRAGCGWHFLLCADPDGANLHRTPRPYSLLDYHRSFFRPPGPEQPEWAPSLLPPDRLPPETLALTALIDELRPVLQVSLHATDLGGSWVQLTRDIPGLAEPFAKSAAELRIPVENGASDAAGWPSPGPGIFVIPQPGSEAAGAFHPEDTRLSTWYHAHRYAGTTAIVEVPMWASDLVDDPAPHPDPRGALRMLAERLTTDAALVAAVRGSARVREEDPPPQPDPAAAPLLRAVDWTLSLIPQVAAEWTAGAPAEATAAYIASIDAFGRRLSLRAAAMLLRVLRTQEHPAAPGLDRLVTGWCEDFAARFGARWVPVATQVEHQSRTVLAAYDRLVAARRPDGTTVSSRSS; encoded by the coding sequence GTGACTCTCCTCCGTGACATGCGCTACCCCACACCGCGGGAACTCGGGCTCGCCGCCCGCGCTCTGGCGGACGAACACCCCGGCGAGGTACGGCTCCGGCAGGCCGGCGCCTCCCGAGCCGGGCAACCGCTCCACGTCCTGTCCGTCGCCGCCACGGGCGGCGCCCCGCTCGGGGCCGACCGCAACGTCCTCGTCGTCGCCGGGGCGCACGCCAACGAGCCCGTCGGCGGTGCCACCGTCCTCTCGCTCGCCCGGCGCCTCCTCGACGACCCGGCGCCGCGGGCGGGCTGCGGCTGGCACTTCCTGCTCTGCGCCGACCCGGACGGCGCGAACCTGCACCGCACGCCCCGCCCGTACTCGCTGCTGGACTACCACCGGAGCTTCTTCCGGCCGCCCGGTCCCGAACAGCCGGAGTGGGCGCCGTCCTTACTGCCTCCGGACCGGCTGCCGCCCGAGACCCTGGCCCTGACCGCCCTCATCGACGAACTGCGCCCCGTCCTCCAGGTCTCCCTGCACGCCACCGACCTCGGCGGCTCCTGGGTGCAGCTCACCCGGGACATACCCGGCCTCGCCGAGCCGTTCGCCAAATCGGCCGCCGAGCTGCGCATCCCGGTGGAGAACGGGGCCTCGGACGCGGCCGGCTGGCCCTCCCCCGGCCCCGGGATCTTCGTGATCCCGCAGCCGGGCAGCGAGGCCGCGGGCGCCTTCCACCCGGAGGACACCCGGCTCAGCACCTGGTACCACGCCCACCGCTACGCGGGCACGACCGCCATCGTCGAAGTCCCCATGTGGGCCTCCGACCTGGTGGACGACCCGGCCCCGCACCCGGACCCGCGCGGCGCCCTGCGGATGCTGGCCGAACGGCTCACCACGGACGCCGCGCTGGTCGCCGCGGTCCGCGGAAGTGCCCGCGTACGGGAGGAAGACCCGCCGCCGCAGCCGGACCCGGCCGCGGCCCCCCTGCTGCGGGCGGTGGACTGGACGCTCTCGCTGATCCCCCAGGTCGCGGCGGAGTGGACGGCCGGGGCCCCGGCGGAGGCCACCGCGGCGTACATCGCCAGCATCGACGCCTTCGGGCGCCGGCTGTCCCTGCGCGCCGCCGCGATGCTGCTACGGGTCCTGCGCACCCAGGAACACCCGGCGGCGCCCGGGCTGGACCGGCTGGTGACCGGGTGGTGCGAGGACTTCGCGGCCCGCTTCGGGGCCCGCTGGGTCCCGGTGGCCACCCAGGTGGAGCACCAGTCCCGTACCGTCCTGGCCGCCTACGACCGGCTGGTCGCGGCCCGGCGGCCGGACGGAACGACCGTCAGTTCCCGCTCGTCCTGA
- a CDS encoding 2OG-Fe(II) oxygenase has product MSGYTMEPATPMEISPRVLPSSDQWSPVLAVPAPVCRLENFLGAERAGALLEYAIARADDFTAGTVVDPLTGQVSRKGRDSLVLPVTSEVFSAHLADCLPLVQEVLDHRAALTRSLTVLTAHGEGGHFGTHTDASRVRDVSTALSAVYYLHRRPRGFGGGQLRLYDTVVNDGRARPAESYRTVEPEHDTIVFFPSSAFHEVVPSTCPSGRFSDHRFTLTTWISDEESDARPDARPDARPDARLSRTAQWMADAAEGTRPLHDAEGDHDGAMPVALPPSGPATRLRTSGN; this is encoded by the coding sequence ATGAGCGGATACACGATGGAACCGGCCACGCCGATGGAAATCAGCCCCCGCGTACTGCCGTCCTCCGACCAGTGGTCCCCCGTACTCGCCGTCCCGGCGCCGGTCTGCCGCCTCGAGAACTTCCTCGGGGCCGAGCGGGCCGGCGCCCTGCTGGAGTACGCGATAGCGCGAGCCGACGACTTCACGGCGGGAACGGTCGTGGACCCCCTCACCGGACAGGTGTCCCGCAAGGGACGGGACTCGCTGGTCCTCCCCGTGACGAGCGAGGTGTTCAGCGCGCACCTGGCCGACTGCCTGCCGCTCGTCCAGGAGGTCCTGGACCACCGCGCCGCCCTCACCCGGTCGCTGACCGTCCTGACCGCGCACGGCGAAGGCGGCCACTTCGGCACCCACACCGATGCCTCCCGCGTCCGCGACGTGAGCACGGCGCTGTCCGCCGTGTACTACCTCCACCGCCGGCCCCGCGGCTTCGGCGGCGGCCAACTCCGCCTCTACGACACCGTGGTGAACGACGGCAGGGCCCGCCCGGCGGAGTCCTACCGCACCGTCGAACCCGAGCACGACACCATCGTCTTCTTCCCCTCCAGCGCCTTCCACGAGGTCGTGCCCTCCACCTGCCCGAGCGGGCGGTTCTCGGACCACCGGTTCACCCTCACCACCTGGATCTCCGACGAGGAGTCCGACGCCCGACCGGACGCCCGACCGGACGCCCGACCGGACGCCCGGCTCTCCCGCACGGCGCAGTGGATGGCGGACGCGGCCGAGGGCACCCGCCCGCTCCACGACGCCGAGGGCGACCACGACGGCGCCATGCCGGTCGCCCTGCCGCCGTCCGGTCCCGCCACCCGCCTCAGGACGAGCGGGAACTGA
- a CDS encoding GNAT family N-acetyltransferase: MEHTSAVRRARVGDLPRLEELVHEHVAYERSAPRPPGLAALLGPQLFAEDARLWVLLAETPDGTVAGYAACSSEFAFWDARHYLHMDCLYLAEEARGHGLGAALVDGVAGLARELGLEQVQWQTPEWNEGAIRFYDRLGATGHRKLRYSLPVDR, encoded by the coding sequence ATGGAACACACCTCTGCCGTCCGCCGCGCCCGCGTCGGGGACCTGCCCCGCCTCGAAGAACTCGTCCACGAGCACGTCGCGTACGAGCGCTCCGCGCCGCGCCCGCCGGGCCTCGCCGCCCTGCTCGGACCGCAGCTGTTCGCCGAGGACGCCCGGCTGTGGGTGCTGCTCGCCGAGACCCCGGACGGCACGGTCGCCGGATACGCCGCCTGCTCGTCCGAGTTCGCCTTCTGGGACGCCCGGCACTACCTGCACATGGACTGCCTCTACCTGGCGGAGGAGGCCCGCGGGCACGGCCTGGGAGCCGCCCTGGTGGACGGCGTCGCGGGGCTGGCCCGTGAGCTCGGCCTCGAGCAGGTCCAGTGGCAGACCCCCGAGTGGAACGAGGGCGCCATCCGCTTCTACGACCGCCTCGGGGCCACCGGCCACCGTAAGCTCCGGTACAGCCTGCCCGTCGACCGCTGA
- a CDS encoding DUF1707 and FHA domain-containing protein, which produces MTSSFEIPSFPAPRLSDAERDRALGQLREGAALGKLSHDTFLRRMELALVARRSEDLAVLTADLQSREAAESPWTRRLFGWVGRVSAVSVGVRRAWNAEKLPKLLMPHPSAAALRIGRDPGNGLRLSHETVSRAHAELSMRDGVWVLRDLGSTNGTTVNGRRVTGSAVVREGDQVSFGNMTFRLSTG; this is translated from the coding sequence GTGACGTCCAGTTTCGAGATTCCCTCCTTCCCCGCGCCGCGGCTGTCCGACGCCGAGCGCGACCGGGCGCTGGGCCAGCTCCGGGAGGGCGCCGCCCTCGGCAAGCTGTCCCACGACACCTTCCTGCGCCGGATGGAACTCGCCCTTGTCGCGCGCCGCTCCGAGGACCTCGCGGTGCTCACCGCCGACCTCCAGTCCCGGGAGGCGGCCGAAAGCCCGTGGACCCGTCGGCTGTTCGGCTGGGTCGGCCGGGTCTCCGCCGTGTCCGTCGGGGTCCGGCGCGCATGGAACGCGGAGAAGCTGCCCAAGCTGCTGATGCCGCACCCGAGCGCGGCGGCCCTGCGGATCGGCCGCGACCCCGGCAACGGGCTGCGGCTGAGCCACGAGACCGTGTCGCGGGCGCACGCGGAGCTCAGCATGCGCGACGGGGTGTGGGTGCTGAGGGATCTCGGCTCGACCAACGGCACCACGGTCAACGGGCGCCGGGTGACCGGCTCCGCGGTGGTCCGCGAGGGGGACCAGGTCAGCTTCGGGAACATGACCTTCCGGCTCTCGACCGGCTGA
- the treZ gene encoding malto-oligosyltrehalose trehalohydrolase: MQFEVWAPLTGHVAMRLDGATYDMTRDPDRDGWWTAEAPAADGSRYGFLLDGEGPWPDPRGRRLPDGPDGLSAVVDVEALAPRPAPAPGTGLQDAVLYELHVGTFTPEGTFDAAAARLGHLTALGVTHVELMPVCSFAGRHGWGYDGVAPWAVHEPYGGPAGLARFTAAAHAAGLGVVLDVVHNHLGPSGNHLPAFGPYFTDTHHTPWGTAVNLDAPGSDEVRAYLLGSALAWLRDYGIDGLRLDAVHALADDRALTFLEELSAAVDDLAADTGRPLFLIAESDRCDPRTTTPRSAGGVGLHAQWNDDFHHALHCALTGESQAYYADFAAAPLAALAKTMTRAFFHDGTWSSFRGRTHGRPVDRRRTPAHRFLGYSQTHDQIGNRALGDRLSASLSPGLLACAATVTLTGPFVPMLFMGEEWGARTPWQYFTDHPDPELAEAVRSGRRREFAAHGWKAEEIPDPQDPATRDRSRLDWSEPEQAVHARLLDWYRTLVALRRTHPDLRDPDLAAVRVAHDEERRWLTFRRGEVRVVVNLSADPVTIALGRNGVRVLAAWEPLDHPGPDGRIHVPGESAAVLAP; this comes from the coding sequence GTGCAGTTCGAGGTGTGGGCACCGCTGACAGGCCACGTCGCCATGCGGCTCGACGGGGCGACGTACGACATGACGCGCGATCCGGACCGGGACGGCTGGTGGACCGCCGAGGCCCCGGCCGCCGACGGGAGCCGCTACGGGTTCCTGCTGGACGGTGAGGGGCCCTGGCCCGACCCGCGCGGGCGGCGGCTGCCCGACGGGCCCGACGGGCTGTCGGCGGTGGTCGACGTCGAGGCCCTCGCCCCGCGGCCGGCTCCGGCGCCGGGCACCGGGCTCCAGGACGCGGTCCTGTACGAGCTGCACGTCGGCACCTTCACCCCCGAGGGCACCTTCGACGCGGCCGCCGCCCGGCTCGGGCACCTGACCGCCCTCGGCGTCACGCACGTGGAGCTGATGCCGGTGTGCTCCTTCGCCGGCCGGCACGGCTGGGGGTACGACGGGGTCGCGCCCTGGGCGGTGCACGAGCCCTACGGCGGCCCGGCCGGCCTGGCCCGCTTCACGGCCGCCGCGCACGCGGCCGGGCTGGGCGTGGTGCTGGACGTGGTCCACAACCACCTCGGCCCGTCCGGCAACCACCTGCCCGCCTTCGGCCCGTACTTCACCGACACCCACCACACCCCGTGGGGCACGGCGGTGAACCTGGACGCGCCCGGCTCGGACGAGGTGCGCGCCTACCTCCTGGGCAGTGCGCTGGCCTGGCTGCGCGACTACGGGATCGACGGGCTGCGCCTCGACGCCGTGCACGCGCTGGCCGACGACCGGGCGCTGACCTTCCTGGAGGAACTGTCCGCGGCCGTCGACGACCTGGCCGCCGACACCGGCCGCCCGCTGTTCCTGATCGCCGAGTCCGACCGGTGCGACCCGCGCACCACCACCCCGCGCTCCGCCGGGGGCGTGGGCCTGCACGCGCAGTGGAACGACGACTTCCACCACGCCCTGCACTGCGCGCTGACGGGCGAGTCCCAGGCGTACTACGCCGACTTCGCCGCGGCCCCGCTCGCCGCCCTCGCCAAGACCATGACCCGGGCCTTCTTCCACGACGGCACCTGGTCCTCCTTCCGCGGCCGCACCCACGGCCGGCCGGTGGACCGCCGCCGGACCCCGGCCCACCGCTTCCTCGGCTACAGCCAGACCCATGACCAGATCGGCAACCGGGCGCTCGGCGACCGGCTCTCCGCCTCGCTCTCCCCGGGGCTGCTGGCGTGTGCCGCGACCGTGACCCTGACCGGGCCTTTCGTGCCGATGCTGTTCATGGGCGAGGAGTGGGGGGCGCGGACCCCCTGGCAGTACTTCACGGACCACCCCGACCCGGAGCTCGCCGAGGCGGTGCGCTCCGGGCGCCGCCGGGAGTTCGCGGCGCACGGCTGGAAGGCCGAGGAGATCCCGGACCCGCAGGACCCGGCCACCCGCGACCGCTCCCGCCTGGACTGGTCGGAGCCCGAACAGGCCGTCCACGCCCGCCTGCTGGACTGGTACCGCACCCTCGTCGCGCTCCGCCGCACCCATCCTGACCTGCGCGACCCGGACCTGGCGGCGGTCCGGGTCGCCCACGACGAGGAGCGGCGCTGGCTCACCTTCCGGCGCGGCGAGGTCCGGGTGGTCGTGAACCTCTCCGCGGACCCGGTGACGATCGCGCTGGGCCGCAACGGGGTACGGGTGCTGGCCGCCTGGGAGCCGCTCGACCACCCGGGGCCGGACGGGCGGATCCACGTACCGGGCGAGTCGGCGGCCGTCCTGGCGCCGTGA
- a CDS encoding aminopeptidase P family protein — MTREPAPFTADDYAARMTAAAEAAAAAGLAGLLIAPGPDLTHLTGYRPTAETERLTLLVLAAGQDPVLIVPALEAPDAEKAPGATALTLRDWADGKNPYAVTAPLLDFRGRFGVSDNTWALHLLGLQRELPNASYAPLTDCLPMLRAVKDERELDRLAAAGAAADAAYAQVLHLPFADRREIDVADDLAGLLRAHGHSQVDFTVVGSGPNGANPHHEAGDRVIRRGDMVVLDFGGLRFGYGSDISRTVHVGEPTAEEQRVHDIVREAQQAGVAAVRPGVSCQEVDRAARAVITEFGYGDRFIHRTGHGIGVTTHEPPYMVEGEEQPLVPGMCFSVEPGVYLPGRFGVRIEDIVTVTEDGGRRLNNAPRELAVVE, encoded by the coding sequence ATGACACGTGAACCCGCACCCTTCACGGCCGACGACTACGCCGCCCGGATGACCGCCGCCGCCGAGGCCGCCGCCGCCGCGGGGCTCGCCGGCCTGCTGATCGCCCCCGGGCCCGACCTCACGCACCTCACCGGCTACCGGCCCACCGCCGAGACCGAGCGGCTGACCCTGCTCGTGCTGGCCGCCGGGCAGGACCCGGTGCTCATCGTGCCCGCGCTGGAGGCCCCCGACGCGGAGAAGGCTCCGGGCGCCACCGCGCTGACCCTGCGGGACTGGGCCGACGGGAAGAACCCGTACGCCGTCACCGCCCCGCTGCTGGACTTCCGCGGCCGCTTCGGGGTGAGCGACAACACCTGGGCCCTGCATCTGCTCGGCCTCCAGCGGGAGTTGCCGAACGCCTCCTACGCGCCGCTCACCGACTGCCTGCCCATGCTCCGCGCCGTCAAGGACGAGCGGGAGCTGGACCGCCTCGCCGCGGCGGGGGCCGCCGCCGACGCCGCCTACGCGCAGGTCCTCCACCTCCCCTTCGCCGACCGCCGCGAGATCGACGTCGCCGACGACCTGGCCGGCCTGCTGCGCGCGCACGGCCACTCCCAGGTGGACTTCACCGTCGTCGGTTCCGGCCCCAACGGGGCCAACCCGCACCACGAGGCCGGCGACCGAGTGATCCGCCGCGGCGACATGGTCGTCCTCGACTTCGGCGGCCTGCGCTTCGGCTACGGCTCCGACATCTCCCGCACCGTGCACGTCGGCGAGCCCACCGCCGAGGAGCAGCGGGTCCACGACATCGTCCGCGAGGCCCAGCAGGCCGGCGTGGCGGCGGTCCGGCCCGGGGTCTCCTGCCAGGAGGTGGACCGGGCCGCCCGCGCCGTGATCACCGAGTTCGGCTACGGGGACCGCTTCATTCACCGCACCGGCCACGGCATCGGCGTGACCACCCACGAGCCCCCGTACATGGTCGAGGGCGAGGAGCAGCCGCTGGTCCCCGGCATGTGCTTCTCCGTGGAGCCGGGCGTCTACCTCCCGGGCCGGTTCGGCGTCCGCATCGAGGACATCGTGACCGTCACCGAGGACGGCGGGCGCCGCCTCAACAACGCCCCGCGCGAGTTGGCCGTCGTGGAGTGA
- a CDS encoding alpha/beta fold hydrolase, producing MAIAHRRIGTGPVRVIVLHDWFGTSANWGSVLDHLDPEGFSYVFLDYRGYGDRRDVAGRHTLAEIADDVLELADQLGWDTFSLLGHSMGGKAAQQVLVRAPERVEKLIGLAPVPAEPYAMDDATHALFHGAATDPGKRRTILDLVTGNRVSGYWLDRMVAHSLTVSRPEAFAGYLASWQPLDLSSAVKGNTVPVLVLVGEYDLAITPDVMRATWQASYPDCRIVTIPGSGHYPPHETPVAFVTEVEAFLRI from the coding sequence ATGGCCATCGCCCACCGCAGGATCGGCACCGGACCCGTCCGCGTCATCGTGCTGCACGACTGGTTCGGCACCTCCGCGAACTGGGGTTCCGTCCTGGACCACCTGGACCCCGAGGGCTTCAGCTACGTCTTCCTCGACTACCGCGGCTACGGCGACCGGCGCGACGTGGCCGGCCGCCACACCCTGGCCGAGATCGCCGACGACGTCCTCGAACTCGCCGATCAGCTCGGCTGGGACACCTTCTCCCTCCTCGGCCACTCCATGGGCGGCAAGGCGGCCCAGCAGGTCCTGGTCCGCGCCCCCGAGCGGGTCGAGAAGCTGATCGGCCTCGCGCCCGTGCCGGCCGAGCCCTACGCGATGGACGACGCGACCCACGCCCTCTTCCACGGCGCCGCCACCGACCCCGGCAAGCGCCGGACCATCCTCGACCTGGTCACCGGAAACCGGGTGAGCGGGTACTGGCTCGACCGGATGGTCGCCCACTCCCTCACGGTCTCCCGCCCCGAGGCCTTCGCCGGGTACCTCGCGAGCTGGCAGCCCCTCGACCTGTCCTCCGCCGTGAAGGGCAACACCGTTCCGGTGCTCGTCCTCGTAGGGGAGTACGACCTCGCGATCACCCCGGATGTGATGCGCGCCACGTGGCAGGCCTCGTACCCGGACTGCCGGATCGTGACGATCCCGGGCTCCGGCCACTACCCGCCGCACGAGACCCCGGTGGCCTTCGTCACCGAGGTGGAGGCCTTCCTGCGGATCTAG